A window of Zingiber officinale cultivar Zhangliang chromosome 5A, Zo_v1.1, whole genome shotgun sequence contains these coding sequences:
- the LOC121980199 gene encoding transcription factor GTE4-like, whose translation MDSGPLAAAAPDDGVGESRRWADCKVYTRRNRAKKNPPTEAEDPQPSSRETLAENPQSSLVKTLDENPQPSSRETLATTKTTKTKDDLQSSLQQPPAEPPSVHQLQVSLRSSSDNEPCSLILPCPEGKAVLDCKANALHENGSLENRKDEPSQQEVRKIRKKLLADLGQVRDLFRRLEARHSELFAERVDGDGGVPSQFSANHGNITMSRKRPPTLVEAVLVEPPPSHSQFNIPVLPSVSARNSIADSMLVDEIFSTPVAAGGGARSQLSVNHATTPVTMKRAPAIFDAVPTSPVLLPFRPRLSIVVPRGAGSRNNVSELSFQKEKRTPKANQYFHSSDFILGKDKIPPPTSLKKSKASKSKKNLAESDYKASPEKKIYSSAFKSCRALLEKLMKHRFGWVFNKPVDVEALGLYDYFSIIKHPMDFGTVKSRLADNFYETPEEFAADVRLTLRNAMTYNSVGQDVHVMAQQLSNIFEERWFVIETEFTDQLHQLYSVNRKRASLVRGTLERSDSTVHPVVVDLRKEDNQYHNFGRPVPLKKPKAKDLYKREMTLKEKQTLSRHLESLPAEKLDLVVEIIKKRNFALSQHDDEIEVDIDSVDTDTLWELDRFVSNYKKTLSKHKRKAELAMLARAEAKHLNQEMLSGGGPDPVVTSSVQQTEKDQKNAPAHLAIAGVNNGDDANGSSSSSESSSDSGSSDSDSDSESSSSYESDVPH comes from the exons ATGGATTCCGGCCCCCTTGCTGCCGCTGCTCCGGACGATGGAGTCGGCGAGAGTCGCCGGTGGGCGGATTGCAAGGTCTATACCCGCAGGAACCGTGCCAAGAAGAACCCTCCGACCGAGGCCGAGGACCCGCAGCCGTCGTCCCGTGAAACCCTAGCAGAGAACCCTCAGTCCTCATTAGTTAAAACCTTGGATGAAAACCCTCAGCCGTCATCCCGTGAAACCTTAGCGACGACGAAGACGACAAAGACCAAGGACGACCTTCAATCCTCGCTCCAGCAGCCTCCGGCGGAGCCTCCATCTGTACATCAGCTTCAGGTCAGTCTCCGCTCCTCGTCGGATAACGAGCCTTGCAGTCTTATCCTTCCATGCCCGGAGGGAAAGGCCGTACTTGACTGCAAGGCCAATGCCTTACACGAAAATGGCTCTTTGGAGAACCGGAAAGACGAGCCGTCACAGCAGGAGGTACGGAAGATCCGGAAGAAGCTCCTTGCTGATCTGGGTCAGGTGAGGGATCTTTTCAGGAGGCTCGAGGCCCGTCACTCTGAGCTCTTCGCTGAGCGCGTGGATGGTGATGGTGGAGTTCCTTCTCAATTCTCAGCTAACCATGGAAACATTACTATGTCAAGGAAGAGACCGCCAACCCTTGTTGAGGCTGTTCTGGTGGAACCTCCTCCATCGCACTCCCAGTTCAACATCCCTGTGCTTCCTAGTGTCAGTGCCAGGAACAGCATAGCTGACTCAATGCTGGTGGATGAGATATTTTCTACCCCTGTTGCAGCTGGTGGCGGTGCTCGTTCCCAACTCTCAGTGAACCATGCAACGACACCTGTGACGATGAAGAGAGCACCTGCAATCTTTGATGCTGTTCCAACCAGCCCTGTTCTTCTCCCTTTTCGTCCTCGGCTTAGCATTGTTGTGCCACGTGGTGCTGGTTCAAGGAACAATGTCAGTGAATTGTCCTTTCAGAAGGAGAAGAGGACACCTAAGGCCAACCAATACTTTCATAGTTCAGATTTCATCTTGGGTAAGGATAAGATTCCTCCACCAACATCTCTGAAGAAGTCCAAGGCCAGCAAAAGTAAGAAGAATTTGGCAGAATCAGATTACAAGGCATCACCCGAGAAGAAAATATATTCTAGTGCCTTCAAGAGTTGTCGGGCATTGTTGGAGAAGCTCATGAAGCACAGGTTTGGATGGGTATTCAACAAACCAGTAGATGTTGAAGCCCTTGGTCTCTATGATTATTTCTCAATCATTAAACACCCAATGGACTTTGGCACTGTAAAATCTCGCCTTGCTGATAACTTCTATGAAACTCCTGAGGAATTTGCAGCAGATGTTAGACTTACTCTCCGGAATGCAATGACATATAATTCCGTGGGGCAGGATGTTCATGTCATGGCACAGCAACTGTCCAACATCTTTGAGGAAAGGTGGTTTGTGATTGAGACTGAGTTTACAGATCAATTGCATCAGTTATATTCAGTCAATAGAAAAAGGGCTTCTCTTGTTAGGGGAACTCTTGAAAGGTCAGACTCCACAGTTCATCCAGTTGTTGTTGATCTGAGAAAAGAAGATAATCAGTATCACAATTTTGGCCGGCCTGTGCCTCTGAAGAAGCCAAAGGCTAAAGACTTGTACAAGAGGGAGATGACATTGAAGGAGAAGCAAACTTTAAGTCGTCACTTGGAGAGCCTGCCGGCAGAGAAGTTGGATTTGGTTGTGGAAATTATTAAGAAGAGGAACTTTGCTTTGAGTCAACATGACgatgagattgaagtggataTTGATAGTGTGGACACAGATACACTCTGGGAACTTGATAGATTTGTTTCAAATTATAAGAAGACATTAAGTAAGCACAAAAGGAAGGCAGAGCTGGCAATGCTAGCTAGGGCTGAGGCAAAGCACCTTAACCAAGAAATGTTAAGTGGAGGG GGTCCAGATCCAGTTGTTACTTCTTCAGTACAGCAAACTGAAAAAG ACCAGAAGAATGCTCCTGCTCACCTAGCTATTGCAGGAGTGAACAATGGTGATGATGCAAATGGATCAAGTAGTTCCAGTGAATCTAGTAGTGATTCAGGCTCCTCTGACAGCG ACTCTGACAGTGAAAGCTCTTCGTCATATGAATCAGATGTGCCACATTGA
- the LOC121980203 gene encoding protein arginine N-methyltransferase PRMT10-like codes for MGSTANGSCAPTEGVAAAGATVDKEVDFANYFCTYAFLYHQKEMLADRVRMDAYFNAVFQNKHHFKGKVVLDVGTGSGILAIWCAQAGARRVYAVEATNMAVHARELAKGNDVGDIVEVIQGSMEEVVLPEKVDVIISEWMGYFLLRESMFDSVICARDRWLKPDGVMYPSHAQMWMAPIRSGIGEKKENDLESAMSDWNNFVEDTESYYGVNMNVLTKQFREEHEKYYLKTSLWCNLHPEQIVGAPVVIKQIDCLTATVDEIRTVSSKFSSSIYVDRTRLSALAGWFDVHFRGNPQNPALNEIELTTAPSVENSTHWGQQVFLLQPALRVNEGDVFETSFSMHRSKENHRLMNVDLTYELKLASGNQVPPCSSKYYVE; via the exons ATGGGAAGCACTGCGAACGGATCGTGCGCTCCGACGGAGGGAGTGGCTGCCGCCGGCGCCACCGTGGACAAGGAGGTTGACTTCGCTAACTACTTCTGCACCTACGCGTTCCTCTACCATCAGAAGGAGATGCTTGCCGACCGCGTGCGTATGGACGCGTACTTTAACGCCGTCTTCCAGAACAAGCACCACTTCAAGGGAAAA GTTGTGTTGGATGTCGGCACAGGAAGCGGCATCCTTGCTATCTGGTGCGCGCAAGCCGGTGCGAGGAGGGTTTATGCAGTCGAAGCTACAAATATGGCGGTACATGCTCGTGAGCTTGCCAAAGGAAATGACGTTGGTGATATTGTTGAAGTTATTCAAGGGTCGATGGAGGAGGTTGTGCTTCCGGAGAAAG TGGATGTTATCATCTCTGAGTGGATGGGATATTTTCTTCTCAGGGAGTCAATGTTTGACTCTGTAATATGTGCACGTGACCGATGGCTGAAACCTGATGGAGTAAT GTATCCTAGCCATGCTCAAATGTGGATGGCACCAATCAGATCTGGTATaggagaaaaaaaggaaaatgatCTTGAATCCGCAATGAGTGATTGGAATAACTTTGTTGAAGATACTGAAAGCTATTATGGGGTTAATATGAATGTGCTGACAAAACAATTCCGGGAAGAGCATGAGAAATACTATTTGAAG ACATCATTGTGGTGTAATCTTCATCCTGAACAAATTGTGGGTGCTCCAGTGGTTATCAAGCAAATTGATTGTTTGACTGCTACTGTAGATGAAATTCGCACAGTTTCCTCAAAGTTCTCGTCATCTATTTATGTAGACAGGACAAGGTTGTCTGCCTTAGCTGGGTGGTTTGATGTTCACTTCCGA GGTAACCCACAAAATCCAGCATTGAATGAAATTGAGTTGACCACAGCTCCCAGTGTTGAGAACTCCACACATTGGGGTCAACAG GTATTCCTTTTGCAACCCGCTCTCAGAGTCAATGAGGGAGATGTATTCGAAACTTCCTTTTCCATGCATCGCTCGAAGGAAAATCATCGGCTTATGAATGTAGATCTAACATATGAATTGAAGCTGGCATCTGGAAATCAAGTTCCACCTTGCAGTTCTAAGTACTATGTAGAATGA
- the LOC121982620 gene encoding glucose-1-phosphate adenylyltransferase large subunit 3, chloroplastic/amyloplastic-like produces MAASVNCSGMALSTTTPRLPCRRRWRPIDWNIAEGQGKGSGLGWRHWRSLSITTKKRPLAHMPVKASHLKMDAKVEDLDLGRTDPGSVVAVILGGGAGTRLFPLTKQRAKPAVPIGGAYRLIDVPMSNCINSGINKVYILTQFNSASLNRHIARAYNLGNGVSFGDGYVEVLAATQTPGEHGKRWFQGTADAVRQFHWLFDDAKAKYINDVLILSGDHLYRMDYMDLIQSHRQSGADITVSSMPMDGSRASDFGLMKIDSIGKITSFSEKPKGEDLQAMEVDTTILGLSKEEAAQKPYIASMGVYVFKKDLLLDLLRSQFATSNDFGSEIIPACANEYFVKAYLFNDYWEDIGTIKSFFEANLALAAHPPRFSFYDAAKPMYTSRRNLPPSIVDNSKVADSIVSHGTFLDNCLIEHCVVGVRSRINPNAHLKDTVMLGADYYETETEIESLLDRRRVPMGIGENTTIRNCIIDKNARIGKNVIIANSDGVQEANRSSEGFYIRSGITVILKNSTIADGLVI; encoded by the exons ATGGCAGCTAGCGTTAACTGCAGCGGAATGGCTCTTTCGACAACGACCCCTCGCCTACCGTGCCGTCGACGGTGGCGGCCGATTGATTGGAATATTGCAGAAGGGCAAGGCAAGGGGAGCGGGTTGGGTTGGCGGCATTGGAGATCTCTTTCCATTACCACCAAGAAACGTCCCCTCGCCCACATGCCCGTCAAGGCGAGCCACCTGAAAATGGATGCCAAG GTTGAAGATTTGGATTTAGGGCGGACTGATCCTGGGTCCGTCGTTGCGGTTATTCTTGGTGGGGGAGCTGGAACCCGTCTCTTCCCTCTAACCAAGCAGAGGGCCAAACCAGCT GTGCCAATTGGAGGTGCTTACCGGTTGATCGATGTGCCAATGAGCAATTGCATCAACAGCGGAATCAATAAAGTGTACATTCTAACTCAGTTCAATTCTGCATCGTTGAATAGACATATTGCACGGGCGTACAACTTAGGCAATGGTGTAAGCTTTGGAGATGGCTATGTTGAG GTGCTAGCAGCCACTCAAACTCCTGGTGAGCATGGAAAGAGATGGTTTCAAGGCACCGCTGATGCTGTTCGACAATTTCATTGGCTTTTTGAC GATGCCAAAGCCAAGTATATCAACGATGTTCTTATTCTATCTGGAGATCATTTATACCGCATGGATTATATGGACTTAATTCAG AGTCATCGACAAAGTGGTGCTGATATTACTGTCTCTTCTATGCCAATGGATGGCAG TCGTGCTTCAGATTTTGGTTTGATGAAGATCGACAGTATCGGAAAAATTACTTCATTCAGTGAAAAACCAAAAGGAGAAGATTTACAGGCAATG GAAGTTGACACCACGATTTTGGGGTTGTCAAAAGAAGAGGCTGCACAAAAACCATATATAGCATCAATGGGCGTATATGTATTCAAGAAGGATTTGCTCTTAGATCTTCTCAG ATCGCAGTTTGCTACCTCAAATGACTTTGGATCTGAGATAATTCCTGCCTGTGCTAATGAGTACTTCGTTAAG GCATATCTCTTTAATGATTACTGGGAAGACATTGGGACAATTAAATCCTTCTTTGAAGCAAATCTTGCTCTTGCTGCACAT CCACCTCGCTTCAGCTTTTATGATGCAGCAAAGCCAATGTATACATCACGAAGAAACTTGCCTCCATCAATAGTCGACAACAGCAAG GTTGCTGATTCAATTGTTTCACATGGAACTTTCTTGGACAACTGTTTGATAGAGCACTGTGTGGTTGGTGTTAGATCTCGCATAAACCCTAATGCGCACTTGAAG GATACAGTTATGCTAGGTGCTGATTATTACGAGACTGAAACTGAAATAGAATCATTACTAGATCGACGGAGAGTCCCTATGGGCATTGGAGAGAACACAACAATAAG GAATTGTATAATTGACAAGAATGCAAGGATTGGGAAAAATGTGATAATTGCAAACTCAGAT GGTGTACAAGAAGCCAATAGATCTTCAGAAGGCTTCTATATAAGATCCGGCATCACTGTCATTTTGAAGAACTCAACAATTGCTGATGGATTGGTCATATGA